The following coding sequences lie in one bacterium genomic window:
- a CDS encoding secondary thiamine-phosphate synthase enzyme YjbQ, producing MKSYRKELWFEIPARVGFVNITPQVEECLRESGVREGLVLVNAMHITASVFVNDDERGLLGDFQAWLEKLAPHEPVSQYRHNTGEDNADAHLKRSLMGREAVVAVTGGKLDFGPWEQIFYGEFDGRRRKRALVKIIGE from the coding sequence ATGAAGTCCTACCGCAAGGAGCTGTGGTTCGAGATTCCCGCCCGCGTGGGGTTCGTCAACATCACGCCGCAGGTCGAGGAGTGCCTGCGCGAGAGCGGCGTGCGCGAGGGCCTCGTGCTGGTCAACGCGATGCACATCACCGCCTCGGTCTTCGTCAACGACGACGAGCGCGGCCTGCTCGGCGACTTCCAGGCCTGGCTCGAGAAGCTCGCACCGCACGAGCCGGTCTCCCAGTACCGGCACAACACCGGCGAGGACAACGCGGATGCGCACCTCAAGCGCTCGCTCATGGGGCGCGAGGCCGTCGTGGCCGTGACCGGCGGGAAGCTCGACTTCGGGCCCTGGGAGCAGATCTTCTACGGCGAGTTCGACGGCCGCCGGCGCAAGCGCGCGCTGGTGAAGATCATCGGCGAGTAG
- a CDS encoding carboxypeptidase regulatory-like domain-containing protein codes for MKRTVAAAVLTLVVAAIAAVAPAAAVAAAEVTLAGTLSVVWGDPTPDEGGGPRVLFFLALPSGETVRLDPGPRAAAVEASMAGRAGRPVTVSGAWAESLRGPGEAAVFAVSGFFGPEAPEGDAGAQLAGSQPFVSIMCKFADVAAEPRDQSYFQLLYEPLLDNFWREVSYDRINITGSASFGWFTLPQPRSAYVYDRNGDGADEADLNLLAADCTAAADSSVWFPTYVGINMMFNETLDCCAWGGGGGLTLDGVSRFWSLTWEPPWAYGHLSVIAHEMGHGFGLPHSSGMYGNVYDNVWDVMSADGLRLTHQCVPDPTWGCTPQHTNSDFKNRLDWIPSARRLTVTGYPRVIRLEKSARPGPYGYLSARIPVSHGTWVAESRLRGGYDWVLPRNGVIMHLVDASFGPGAYVYDATLNADTADSGAAWTPGETFSDPGDSLFVTVNNAYASGYQVTIDNHAPSPDDLGGAVRLRSLAAVSGVRLSVATSGYAYTIVTDKAGRYRLFLLPAGLYTVRPSKAGYRFIPSSRTVAIGAGDRLSVSFTAVPL; via the coding sequence GTGAAGAGAACCGTCGCCGCCGCCGTGCTCACGCTCGTGGTCGCCGCAATCGCGGCCGTTGCGCCCGCCGCCGCCGTGGCCGCCGCCGAGGTCACCCTCGCCGGGACGCTGTCCGTCGTCTGGGGCGACCCCACCCCCGACGAGGGCGGCGGCCCGCGCGTGCTCTTCTTCCTCGCCCTGCCCTCCGGGGAGACGGTGCGGCTCGACCCCGGCCCCCGCGCGGCGGCCGTCGAGGCGTCGATGGCCGGGCGCGCCGGGCGGCCGGTGACGGTGAGCGGTGCCTGGGCCGAGTCGTTGCGCGGTCCTGGCGAGGCTGCGGTCTTCGCGGTGTCCGGTTTCTTCGGCCCGGAGGCGCCGGAAGGAGACGCGGGCGCGCAGCTCGCCGGCTCCCAGCCCTTCGTGAGCATCATGTGCAAGTTCGCCGACGTCGCCGCGGAGCCACGGGACCAGTCGTATTTCCAGCTGCTCTATGAGCCGCTGCTCGACAACTTCTGGCGGGAGGTTTCCTACGACCGTATCAACATCACGGGCAGCGCCTCGTTCGGCTGGTTCACGCTGCCGCAACCGCGCTCCGCCTACGTCTACGACAGGAACGGCGACGGCGCGGACGAGGCGGACCTCAACCTCCTCGCGGCCGACTGCACGGCCGCGGCCGACTCTTCCGTCTGGTTCCCCACCTACGTTGGGATCAACATGATGTTCAACGAGACCCTCGACTGCTGCGCGTGGGGCGGCGGCGGCGGACTCACCCTCGACGGCGTCTCCCGCTTCTGGTCGCTGACGTGGGAGCCGCCGTGGGCCTACGGGCACCTCAGCGTCATCGCGCACGAGATGGGGCACGGGTTCGGACTGCCGCACTCCTCGGGGATGTACGGGAACGTCTACGACAACGTCTGGGACGTGATGAGCGCGGACGGGCTGCGGCTGACGCACCAATGCGTTCCCGATCCGACCTGGGGCTGCACCCCTCAGCACACGAACAGCGACTTCAAGAACCGGCTCGACTGGATACCGTCCGCCCGGCGGCTCACCGTGACCGGCTATCCGCGCGTCATCAGGCTCGAGAAGTCCGCGCGGCCGGGTCCCTACGGCTACCTCAGCGCCCGGATTCCGGTGTCGCACGGCACCTGGGTCGCCGAGTCGCGCCTCCGCGGCGGCTACGACTGGGTTCTGCCGCGCAACGGGGTGATCATGCACCTCGTCGATGCCTCGTTCGGGCCGGGCGCCTACGTCTATGACGCCACCTTGAATGCGGACACGGCCGACTCCGGCGCGGCCTGGACGCCCGGGGAGACCTTCAGCGACCCCGGGGACAGTCTCTTCGTGACCGTCAACAACGCCTATGCGAGCGGCTACCAGGTGACGATCGACAACCACGCGCCGTCGCCCGACGACCTCGGCGGGGCGGTGCGGCTGCGTTCGCTGGCCGCCGTGAGCGGGGTGCGGTTGAGCGTCGCCACCAGCGGCTATGCCTACACGATCGTGACCGACAAGGCCGGACGCTACCGCCTGTTCCTGCTCCCCGCCGGCCTCTACACCGTCAGGCCGTCGAAGGCGGGGTATCGCTTCATCCCCTCGTCCCGGACCGTCGCCATCGGCGCCGGGGACCGGTTGAGCGTGAGCTTCACGGCGGTCCCCCTCTAG
- a CDS encoding tetratricopeptide repeat protein: MRARDRLLAALLLAAVTAVVFLPAADGGFSALDDPDYVTDNAVVLAGLTWDGVRRAFTETRASNWHPLTWVSHMLDVDLFGLDARGHHAVNVLFHALNAGLLLLLLSGATGMLGRSLSAAALFALHPLRVESVAWVAERKDVLAGCLTLMAMLAHCRYARRPGRLRHAAVVGLAVLAMLAKPSAVALPLLLLVLDWWPLGRLGPHAGPAATGGPSVRAVLGEKVPLAAAAAITTGAAFLAQGAAGSMMSFATLSVPWRLANAAVALAVYPAKALWPATLSVIYLHPGPMVPLAAVAVAVLLLAVGALAAWRLARAKPWLAAGGAWYLAAVLPMLGLVQVGWQSMADRYTYLPLVGLVLAAVWLAAEAVRGRRAAARALAICAALVVVVFAGATRARIAAWRTDEALFGQAVAATGRHWYPVYMLGTALRRDGRPQESLALFEEVVRRMPAFLPAYWGLGRALLDLGRGDEALAAYEAAARQDPGSAEARERLGDAALLVRGGLPPRGGPP; this comes from the coding sequence ATGAGGGCGCGGGATCGCCTCCTGGCGGCGCTGCTCCTGGCGGCCGTCACGGCGGTCGTCTTCCTGCCCGCGGCGGACGGCGGGTTCTCGGCGCTCGACGACCCCGACTACGTCACCGACAATGCCGTGGTCCTGGCGGGGCTCACGTGGGACGGCGTCCGCCGGGCCTTCACGGAGACGCGCGCGAGCAACTGGCATCCGCTGACGTGGGTGTCCCACATGCTCGACGTCGACCTCTTCGGCCTGGATGCGCGCGGCCACCACGCCGTGAACGTCCTCTTCCACGCGCTCAACGCCGGCCTGCTGCTCCTGCTGCTGTCCGGGGCGACCGGGATGCTTGGGCGGAGCCTGTCGGCGGCCGCGCTCTTCGCGCTGCACCCGCTGCGCGTCGAGTCGGTGGCGTGGGTCGCCGAGCGCAAGGACGTGCTCGCCGGCTGCCTGACGCTGATGGCCATGCTCGCCCACTGCCGGTACGCGCGGCGCCCGGGACGGCTGCGCCACGCCGCGGTCGTCGGCCTCGCCGTCCTGGCCATGCTCGCCAAGCCGAGCGCGGTGGCGCTGCCGCTGCTCCTGCTGGTCCTGGACTGGTGGCCGCTCGGCCGCCTCGGTCCCCACGCAGGACCCGCTGCGACGGGCGGCCCGTCCGTCCGGGCGGTCCTCGGCGAGAAGGTCCCGCTGGCCGCCGCGGCGGCGATCACGACCGGGGCCGCGTTCCTCGCCCAGGGAGCGGCAGGATCGATGATGAGCTTCGCGACGCTCTCCGTCCCGTGGCGGCTGGCGAACGCCGCGGTGGCGCTCGCCGTCTACCCGGCGAAGGCGCTCTGGCCGGCGACGCTCTCGGTCATCTACCTCCACCCGGGCCCTATGGTGCCGCTGGCGGCGGTTGCCGTCGCCGTCCTGCTGCTGGCCGTCGGTGCGCTCGCGGCCTGGCGGCTGGCGCGGGCGAAGCCGTGGCTGGCCGCCGGCGGCGCGTGGTACCTGGCGGCGGTGCTCCCCATGCTGGGCCTGGTGCAGGTCGGGTGGCAGAGCATGGCAGACCGCTACACCTATCTGCCCCTGGTCGGACTGGTCCTCGCGGCGGTCTGGCTCGCGGCGGAGGCGGTGCGGGGGCGCCGCGCTGCCGCGCGGGCGCTCGCCATCTGCGCGGCCCTCGTCGTCGTCGTCTTCGCGGGCGCGACCCGCGCAAGGATCGCCGCGTGGCGGACGGACGAGGCGCTGTTCGGGCAGGCGGTCGCGGCGACGGGGCGCCACTGGTACCCCGTCTACATGCTCGGGACCGCGCTGCGCCGGGACGGGCGGCCGCAGGAGTCGCTCGCGCTGTTCGAAGAGGTGGTGCGCCGCATGCCCGCGTTCCTGCCCGCGTACTGGGGGCTCGGCCGTGCCCTCCTCGATCTCGGCCGCGGCGACGAGGCCTTGGCGGCCTACGAGGCGGCGGCGCGCCAGGACCCGGGCTCGGCAGAGGCGCGGGAGCGGCTGGGGGACGCGGCCCTGCTCGTGCGCGGCGGGCTGCCGCCTAGAGGGGGACCGCCGTGA
- a CDS encoding DUF5666 domain-containing protein, producing the protein MRTKKRVVQFIAIVAAVLALGAPAFADVPGEVEVYGTIEAVVTTAPMSITVAGVTLAVDATTLLFDQTHTPVAAFTDPPFSVGATVEVQGVQLAAGGAQATEIQLETGLQLQDVDLRGAIDTIGASSFTVAGLTIVVDANTAIIGTNDLPATFADLAVGKIVEIQGNTQADGSILATRVKIEDATDVSSVDVQARVDGLGDTFIVEANERYIVTPMTQFFGRRDALISFAELHRGDLAAIQGVIRNGALVAEKVRANVTAEVGLHAIGVIRAKTATSITVAGRVYKVPRGTEVLSRTGMRMRFAGLKVGMMVNIEYVRFGTIRVAREIKMM; encoded by the coding sequence ATGCGCACGAAGAAACGGGTGGTGCAGTTCATCGCGATTGTCGCAGCAGTTCTGGCCCTCGGCGCACCGGCGTTCGCCGACGTCCCCGGGGAGGTCGAGGTCTACGGGACGATCGAGGCGGTCGTCACGACGGCGCCGATGAGCATCACCGTCGCGGGTGTCACCCTTGCCGTCGACGCCACGACGCTGCTCTTCGACCAGACGCACACGCCGGTCGCCGCCTTCACCGACCCGCCCTTCTCCGTCGGCGCGACCGTCGAGGTCCAGGGCGTGCAGCTCGCGGCCGGGGGCGCCCAGGCCACCGAGATCCAGCTCGAGACCGGCCTGCAGCTCCAGGACGTCGACCTGCGGGGCGCCATCGACACCATCGGGGCCAGCAGCTTCACCGTGGCGGGGCTGACGATCGTGGTCGACGCGAACACGGCCATCATCGGCACGAACGACCTCCCGGCGACCTTCGCCGACCTGGCGGTCGGGAAGATCGTCGAGATCCAGGGCAACACGCAGGCCGACGGCAGCATCCTCGCGACGCGGGTCAAGATCGAGGACGCCACGGACGTGAGCAGCGTCGACGTGCAGGCGCGCGTGGACGGGCTCGGCGACACCTTCATCGTGGAGGCGAACGAGCGGTACATCGTCACGCCGATGACGCAGTTCTTCGGCAGGCGCGACGCGCTGATCTCCTTCGCCGAGCTGCACCGCGGCGACCTGGCCGCCATCCAGGGCGTGATCCGCAACGGCGCCCTCGTGGCCGAGAAGGTGCGGGCAAACGTCACGGCGGAGGTCGGGCTGCACGCGATCGGCGTCATCAGGGCGAAGACCGCGACCTCCATCACCGTGGCCGGCAGGGTCTACAAGGTGCCGCGCGGCACCGAGGTCCTGAGCCGGACGGGGATGCGCATGCGCTTCGCGGGCCTCAAGGTCGGCATGATGGTCAACATCGAGTACGTGCGGTTCGGCACGATCCGCGTCGCCCGGGAGATCAAGATGATGTAG